A single genomic interval of Agarivorans aestuarii harbors:
- a CDS encoding DoxX family protein — translation MMPLYNIYLKAVEMMQFLLIPLLLTFTRIWVAIVFFRSGYLKLTSWDSTLYLFELEYQVPILPWELAAYLGTAAELILPVFLVLGLFTRIFALKLFLFNIIAVVSYPVLWPGGFYDHQLWGLMILINVIWGAGPFSADYLLNKKMAQKKAA, via the coding sequence ATGATGCCACTTTATAATATCTACCTAAAAGCCGTAGAGATGATGCAGTTTCTGCTTATCCCTCTATTACTCACGTTTACTCGAATATGGGTAGCCATTGTATTTTTCCGCTCAGGTTATTTAAAACTTACCAGCTGGGATTCAACGCTTTATCTATTTGAACTTGAGTACCAAGTGCCAATTTTGCCTTGGGAGTTAGCAGCCTATCTAGGAACTGCAGCCGAGCTAATTTTGCCGGTATTTCTGGTACTTGGCTTGTTTACCCGTATTTTTGCTTTGAAGTTGTTCTTGTTTAATATCATCGCTGTAGTGTCTTACCCAGTGCTTTGGCCCGGTGGTTTTTACGACCACCAGCTATGGGGTTTAATGATACTAATTAATGTGATTTGGGGAGCGGGCCCATTTTCTGCCGATTACCTGTTAAACAAAAAAATGGCACAAAAAAAAGCGGCCTAA
- a CDS encoding DUF692 domain-containing protein, translating into MTKKQYGLGLRSAYAEQLLNKHQQLDWLEIHAENYFNPHSYDYHLLKQIAEHSPISVHGVGLSLGSFDALSKTHLEKLKALIDDVNPFIVSEHLSWSSINGRFYNDLLPLPYTEECLKVFIEHVNQAQDFLERQLLIENPSAYLAYHESHIHEPEFLNRLVEATGCGLLLDINNVYVSGHNLGWDNQEYLETLNLDAVKEIHLAGYTEKQLDNKTVLIDSHNQKVSEPVWQLYRKFQQYYANNIPTLIEWDSDFPSLDVLVEEVLQAKHIDLETSEVSCA; encoded by the coding sequence ATGACAAAAAAACAATACGGGCTTGGTTTGCGCTCAGCTTATGCAGAACAGTTGCTAAACAAACACCAGCAATTGGATTGGCTAGAGATACACGCTGAGAACTACTTCAACCCACACTCATACGATTATCATCTACTTAAACAAATCGCTGAGCACAGCCCAATTAGTGTGCACGGGGTTGGTTTGTCGCTAGGGTCCTTTGATGCATTAAGCAAAACACATTTAGAGAAACTAAAAGCATTAATTGATGATGTTAATCCTTTTATCGTCTCTGAGCATTTAAGTTGGAGCAGCATTAACGGCCGCTTTTACAACGACCTACTGCCCTTACCTTACACTGAAGAATGCTTAAAAGTTTTTATCGAACACGTTAACCAAGCACAAGATTTTTTGGAGCGACAACTGCTTATCGAAAATCCTTCGGCGTATTTGGCCTATCATGAAAGCCACATTCATGAGCCAGAGTTTTTGAACCGATTAGTTGAAGCCACTGGCTGCGGTTTGCTGTTAGACATTAACAATGTTTATGTCAGCGGACATAACCTAGGTTGGGATAACCAAGAATACTTAGAGACACTAAATTTGGATGCTGTAAAAGAAATCCACTTAGCCGGTTATACCGAGAAGCAACTCGACAATAAAACGGTGCTAATTGACAGCCACAACCAAAAGGTGAGCGAGCCAGTTTGGCAGTTGTATAGAAAATTCCAACAGTATTATGCCAACAACATCCCCACTCTTATTGAATGGGACAGTGACTTTCCTAGCTTAGACGTGCTGGTAGAAGAAGTCTTGCAAGCCAAACACATCGACTTAGAAACAAGCGAGGTGAGCTGTGCTTAA
- a CDS encoding DUF2282 domain-containing protein translates to MKGSNIAIATAVTGLIALGTLTATPAVAAGKEKCYGVAKAGKNDCATKNSSCAGTATADNQSDAFIVLPKGLCDKLAGGSKQSS, encoded by the coding sequence ATGAAAGGTTCAAACATTGCAATCGCTACAGCAGTAACTGGTTTAATCGCATTGGGTACTCTTACCGCCACTCCAGCTGTTGCTGCAGGTAAAGAGAAATGTTACGGCGTAGCCAAAGCGGGCAAGAATGACTGTGCTACCAAAAATAGCTCATGTGCCGGCACAGCGACAGCTGACAACCAATCAGACGCTTTTATTGTATTACCAAAAGGCTTATGTGACAAACTAGCTGGTGGTAGCAAACAATCTAGCTAA
- a CDS encoding DNA-binding domain-containing protein — MLKQLQQEFSDSLDQTNTNVEARLASNALSPDESMQIYQNNYLISLSEALSATYPTVQKLVGEDYFKFAARSFILQHGHNQGDLNLFGHGFNQFVQQQDALAQLPYLADIAQLDWQIEQTAGQAMPSHYFTVETLQSIPPEQLGDVVLHLASHQSLLASQYPVFSIYQMVQANQVEAIELDEQDFVLFTKQADFEVQLEQISPLSHAFLNHCHQLRPLGELPQHCLAELESLLGESIQLQRLSHFSFASERGEFHDATL; from the coding sequence GTGCTTAAACAATTGCAACAGGAGTTCTCAGACTCGTTAGATCAAACGAATACGAATGTGGAAGCACGTTTGGCCAGCAACGCGCTTAGCCCTGACGAGTCAATGCAAATCTACCAAAACAATTACCTAATAAGCTTAAGCGAGGCCTTAAGCGCCACTTACCCCACTGTGCAGAAGTTGGTAGGTGAAGACTATTTTAAGTTTGCCGCCAGAAGTTTCATTTTGCAGCATGGTCATAATCAAGGTGATCTTAACTTGTTTGGTCATGGCTTTAATCAATTTGTGCAGCAACAAGATGCCTTAGCTCAACTGCCTTATTTGGCAGATATCGCTCAGCTAGATTGGCAAATTGAACAAACCGCTGGTCAAGCCATGCCAAGCCACTATTTCACTGTAGAAACTCTACAATCGATACCTCCAGAGCAACTGGGTGATGTAGTACTGCATTTGGCCTCACATCAGTCTTTGTTAGCCAGCCAATACCCGGTTTTTTCTATCTACCAAATGGTTCAAGCAAACCAAGTTGAAGCGATCGAGTTAGATGAACAAGATTTTGTACTATTTACTAAGCAAGCTGATTTTGAAGTTCAGCTAGAGCAAATATCCCCGCTTAGTCATGCATTTCTGAATCATTGCCATCAATTACGTCCATTAGGTGAGCTGCCTCAACACTGTTTGGCTGAATTAGAATCCCTCCTTGGCGAATCTATTCAATTACAACGTTTATCCCATTTTAGTTTTGCATCAGAGAGAGGAGAATTCCATGATGCCACTTTATAA